The following coding sequences lie in one Colias croceus chromosome 1, ilColCroc2.1 genomic window:
- the LOC123694763 gene encoding lachesin-like isoform X1, with product MARVRGGPLSRLLILAVLHVNFIALGLEPDFLFPLENVTIAQGRDATFTCVVNNLGGYRVSGDSATARVAWIKADTKAILAIHEHVITNNARLSVTHNDYNTWTLNIRGVKREDRGQYMCQVNTDPMKMQTAFLEVVIPPDIIYEETSGDMMVPEGGSAKLVCKARGYPPPKIVWRREDGGDLISRGGPQGKTKVMSLEGEIVNLTKVTRSEMGAYLCIAANGVPPSVSKRIMLHVHFHPLVQVPNQLVGAPTGTDVTLQCHVEASPKAINYWTRENGEMIITNDKYQMSEINSSAYSVQMRLIVRNIQDTDMGGYKCISKNSIGDAEGTIRLYKMELPYLKSRVEDTETNYVETNDVRSSLQGPLREGGHRAEDADFLGGRPSPAASYRATPHAIFLISAVAFVC from the exons ATGGCGCGCGTGCGGGGCGGGCCGCTCTCACGGCTTCTCATTTTGGCCGTGCTACATGTTAATTTTATCG CCCTAGGTCTGGAACCGGACTTCTTGTTCCCTCTGGAGAATGTGACCATCGCCCAAGGAAGAGACGCAACGTTCACCTGCGTGGTTAATAACCTCGGTGGTTACAGGGTGAGTGGCGACTCCGCCACTGCCAGG GTAGCGTGGATCAAGGCGGATACAAAGGCAATTTTAGCTATACACGAGCACGTGATCACGAACAATGCGAGGTTGAGCGTCACCCACAACGACTACAATACCTGGACACTCAACATTCGCGGAGTGAAGCGGGAGGACAGAGGACAGTACATGTGCCAAGTTAATACAGATCCAATGAAAATgcag ACAGCGTTTCTAGAAGTAGTAATACCGCCCGACATCATTTATGAGGAGACGTCTGGAGACATGATGGTGCCTGAGGGCGGTTCTGCTAAGTTAGTGTGTAAGGCTAGAGGATACCCACCACCGAAGATAGTATGGCGGAGAGAAGATGGAGGCGATCTCATTTCTAGAGGTGGACCGCAAGGAAAAACTAAAG TAATGTCGCTGGAGGGCGAGATTGTGAACCTGACGAAAGTGACTCGCTCGGAGATGGGAGCGTATCTATGCATCGCGGCAAATGGCGTGCCGCCGTCCGTTAGCAAGAGGATAATGCTCCACGTGCACT TCCATCCATTAGTGCAAGTACCAAATCAGCTTGTGGGAGCTCCCACGGGCACGGATGTAACACTGCAGTGCCACGTCGAAGCCTCACCAAAAGCTATCAATTATTGGACAAGAGAAAACG GTGAGATGATCATAACAAACGACAAATATCAAATGAGCGAGATCAACAGTTCAGCGTACAGCGTGCAGATGCGACTCATAGTTCGCAACATACAAGACACCGATATGGGCGGCTACAAGTGCATTTCCAAGAACTCCATAGGAGACGCTGAAGGAACTATCAGGTTATATA AAATGGAACTACCATATCTCAAGTCAAGAGTCGAAGACACGGAAACAAATTACGTAGAGACAAACGACGTTCGGTCCAGTCTCCAAGGCCCGCTGCGGGAAGGCGGTCACCGGGCCGAAGACGCGGACTTCTTGGGCGGCCGCCCCTCGCCCGCCGCCTCGTACCGCGCCACTCCACATGCAATCTTTTTAATATCTGCCGTAGCCTTTGTGTGCTAA
- the LOC123694763 gene encoding lachesin-like isoform X2 — MARVRGGPLSRLLILAVLHVNFIALGLEPDFLFPLENVTIAQGRDATFTCVVNNLGGYRVAWIKADTKAILAIHEHVITNNARLSVTHNDYNTWTLNIRGVKREDRGQYMCQVNTDPMKMQTAFLEVVIPPDIIYEETSGDMMVPEGGSAKLVCKARGYPPPKIVWRREDGGDLISRGGPQGKTKVMSLEGEIVNLTKVTRSEMGAYLCIAANGVPPSVSKRIMLHVHFHPLVQVPNQLVGAPTGTDVTLQCHVEASPKAINYWTRENGEMIITNDKYQMSEINSSAYSVQMRLIVRNIQDTDMGGYKCISKNSIGDAEGTIRLYKMELPYLKSRVEDTETNYVETNDVRSSLQGPLREGGHRAEDADFLGGRPSPAASYRATPHAIFLISAVAFVC, encoded by the exons ATGGCGCGCGTGCGGGGCGGGCCGCTCTCACGGCTTCTCATTTTGGCCGTGCTACATGTTAATTTTATCG CCCTAGGTCTGGAACCGGACTTCTTGTTCCCTCTGGAGAATGTGACCATCGCCCAAGGAAGAGACGCAACGTTCACCTGCGTGGTTAATAACCTCGGTGGTTACAGG GTAGCGTGGATCAAGGCGGATACAAAGGCAATTTTAGCTATACACGAGCACGTGATCACGAACAATGCGAGGTTGAGCGTCACCCACAACGACTACAATACCTGGACACTCAACATTCGCGGAGTGAAGCGGGAGGACAGAGGACAGTACATGTGCCAAGTTAATACAGATCCAATGAAAATgcag ACAGCGTTTCTAGAAGTAGTAATACCGCCCGACATCATTTATGAGGAGACGTCTGGAGACATGATGGTGCCTGAGGGCGGTTCTGCTAAGTTAGTGTGTAAGGCTAGAGGATACCCACCACCGAAGATAGTATGGCGGAGAGAAGATGGAGGCGATCTCATTTCTAGAGGTGGACCGCAAGGAAAAACTAAAG TAATGTCGCTGGAGGGCGAGATTGTGAACCTGACGAAAGTGACTCGCTCGGAGATGGGAGCGTATCTATGCATCGCGGCAAATGGCGTGCCGCCGTCCGTTAGCAAGAGGATAATGCTCCACGTGCACT TCCATCCATTAGTGCAAGTACCAAATCAGCTTGTGGGAGCTCCCACGGGCACGGATGTAACACTGCAGTGCCACGTCGAAGCCTCACCAAAAGCTATCAATTATTGGACAAGAGAAAACG GTGAGATGATCATAACAAACGACAAATATCAAATGAGCGAGATCAACAGTTCAGCGTACAGCGTGCAGATGCGACTCATAGTTCGCAACATACAAGACACCGATATGGGCGGCTACAAGTGCATTTCCAAGAACTCCATAGGAGACGCTGAAGGAACTATCAGGTTATATA AAATGGAACTACCATATCTCAAGTCAAGAGTCGAAGACACGGAAACAAATTACGTAGAGACAAACGACGTTCGGTCCAGTCTCCAAGGCCCGCTGCGGGAAGGCGGTCACCGGGCCGAAGACGCGGACTTCTTGGGCGGCCGCCCCTCGCCCGCCGCCTCGTACCGCGCCACTCCACATGCAATCTTTTTAATATCTGCCGTAGCCTTTGTGTGCTAA